In Marinobacter alexandrii, a single window of DNA contains:
- a CDS encoding gliding motility-associated C-terminal domain-containing protein, giving the protein FNNGDAGASEVAGLAPDTYYLQITNTAAANGTGCTQPAADFIEFIIEDETVNPIINLATSIIEDTFCDNTGNVGDGEISISIVDEGVAATSADYTITWYRGAVLAANEIYPVDGGTRGSATINATSTILSDLATGDYSVVVTKDLGDTPVTGNEGCTATAAFNVGSMDNIPTIDVVAIQARTEPDTLCVGNSGTLIINDVDVSSSDLTDFEIRIFTGAVGVGELVGSPYTNIAATSISYTDLAANDYFITAENTTTGCLAATAIINVKDSVRNPVVTLVSVKPDENCGGPNSVGGLEVLVDGIYDHTNQAFLTFLWIDVASGNDVNTEFGVTENEAVLAGVPAGDYTVTVTNTNTSCFITRTYSVPNEPVFPSITNSEVNNKTFCFDNGSFVLLEIIQDGITFDEAAMDAGDFTLEVFTDPGNVSQGTVSTSPYEITGLAAGDFYAVATNNDSGCPSANVDFTIADNPFFPEILITIDAADSTCAPGSTPNGTLSALADGQDHTNPDYTFQWYFGAAADIGGSAVLLTGVPLANGSVPVGFDEGTISGLAAGLYSVEVSQASSGCTSTAQITVPNVPIEVEIISVDVTNATNCTPANGIIDVTAVERSNNPDNLADYSFAFYDENPNNAGATPVFTVPTDGAVFNQASGGTTYFIVGTNTVINCTTPIFQVEVGDDSSFPEVANVESTQQTNCDPANPNGTMTILIDDPLTIVFDEIIPSAPDYTVQWYFGTGTANTLDDADIGSFGTLTGETTATVSGLPAGTYTFEVTNTGTGCSVVETVTLPDEERTDYPLRLSKEDNKSCLAPDGSVTASVIFGQNQNYDFYWYNGIVSAPDSTIADFTGNSQEGLPSGDYTVLVVEKSDRFCQSVDNISVLDQNNTNALNYDLITQNVTVCFDTKDGYAEVVLRGSDSLRSISIQWFDPLGALIGNANTINDLDAGAYRLVLTDAVTGCTTTEIFDILDESVQPNDPFVLVNNGRNNCSFANGSALANVDGVTNNFLFEWFDPLDMSNPYATGSEVFNLDTTTYLVRATNLSTGCTSGFTPVEIGYEVIDPEFEVEFNNSVCLRTEDGATNQFTGTAIIRFAEFNLATEYEWRDESGTVVGNESRLIDAYPGNYTVTFTAENGCTYESSFSIETSLTIYNGVSANSDGKNDFFLIDCIDYFPNNNVKIFNRAGQRIYESDGYDNTSTRFEGFSNVGNGGLKLPPGTYFYIVELGNGEEPVQGFVELVR; this is encoded by the coding sequence ATTTAATAACGGTGACGCAGGAGCTAGTGAAGTAGCTGGACTTGCGCCAGATACTTACTACCTACAAATCACTAATACAGCCGCTGCGAATGGTACGGGTTGTACGCAACCTGCTGCTGACTTTATCGAATTCATCATCGAAGATGAAACCGTCAATCCAATAATCAATCTTGCAACGAGTATTATTGAGGATACCTTCTGCGATAATACAGGTAATGTTGGAGATGGTGAAATCTCCATATCGATTGTTGATGAAGGTGTTGCGGCTACCTCAGCAGATTACACAATTACATGGTATAGAGGAGCTGTTCTTGCTGCAAATGAAATATACCCTGTTGATGGAGGCACTAGAGGATCTGCTACTATCAATGCTACATCAACTATACTCTCTGATTTAGCTACGGGTGATTACAGCGTAGTTGTAACAAAAGATCTTGGAGATACTCCAGTAACTGGCAATGAGGGCTGTACTGCAACAGCCGCATTTAATGTCGGATCTATGGATAATATACCAACGATTGATGTTGTCGCAATCCAAGCTAGAACAGAGCCTGATACATTATGTGTTGGTAATAGCGGAACATTAATCATTAATGATGTGGATGTTTCCTCTAGTGACTTAACAGATTTCGAAATACGCATATTTACTGGAGCTGTAGGTGTTGGCGAATTGGTAGGATCTCCTTATACGAACATTGCTGCAACTTCTATTTCTTACACGGATCTAGCAGCTAATGATTACTTCATCACAGCTGAAAACACGACAACAGGATGTTTGGCAGCTACTGCAATAATCAATGTGAAGGATTCCGTAAGAAATCCAGTTGTTACATTAGTTTCTGTTAAACCTGATGAAAATTGTGGTGGCCCTAATAGTGTTGGAGGATTAGAAGTGCTGGTAGATGGAATCTATGATCATACAAATCAAGCCTTCTTAACATTCTTATGGATAGATGTTGCCTCAGGTAATGATGTGAACACTGAATTCGGTGTAACAGAAAATGAAGCAGTTCTAGCTGGTGTTCCTGCTGGGGATTATACAGTAACCGTAACTAATACGAATACAAGCTGCTTCATTACCAGAACTTATTCCGTTCCAAATGAACCAGTGTTCCCTTCTATTACAAATTCAGAAGTGAATAACAAAACATTCTGCTTTGACAATGGATCTTTTGTCTTACTTGAAATCATCCAAGATGGAATAACCTTTGACGAAGCTGCCATGGATGCCGGTGACTTTACCCTTGAGGTGTTTACCGATCCTGGAAATGTTTCTCAAGGGACTGTTAGTACTTCGCCATATGAGATCACAGGTTTAGCAGCTGGAGACTTTTATGCTGTAGCTACAAATAATGACAGTGGGTGTCCTTCAGCAAATGTGGACTTTACCATTGCGGATAATCCATTCTTCCCTGAAATACTTATTACGATAGATGCAGCGGATTCTACTTGTGCACCTGGAAGTACTCCAAATGGTACACTTTCAGCTCTTGCTGATGGTCAGGATCATACGAACCCTGATTACACTTTCCAATGGTATTTTGGTGCAGCAGCTGATATAGGTGGTTCTGCAGTTCTTCTTACTGGAGTCCCATTAGCCAACGGATCAGTTCCTGTAGGTTTTGATGAAGGTACAATCTCTGGATTGGCGGCTGGTCTATATAGCGTCGAAGTATCTCAAGCATCTTCGGGATGTACAAGTACTGCTCAAATCACTGTACCAAATGTGCCAATCGAAGTAGAGATTATCTCTGTTGATGTTACAAATGCAACAAATTGTACTCCTGCAAATGGAATTATAGATGTTACAGCTGTTGAAAGAAGTAACAACCCTGATAATCTTGCGGACTATTCATTTGCGTTTTATGATGAAAATCCAAATAATGCTGGAGCGACTCCAGTATTTACTGTACCAACTGATGGAGCAGTATTTAATCAGGCATCAGGAGGTACTACTTACTTTATCGTCGGGACTAATACGGTAATTAATTGTACTACACCAATATTCCAAGTGGAAGTTGGTGATGACTCATCATTCCCTGAGGTAGCAAATGTTGAATCTACACAACAAACAAATTGCGATCCTGCTAATCCTAATGGAACGATGACCATTTTAATAGACGATCCATTGACTATAGTATTTGATGAAATAATACCATCAGCTCCTGACTACACAGTTCAATGGTATTTTGGAACAGGTACAGCAAACACCTTAGATGATGCAGATATTGGTTCTTTTGGCACTCTTACTGGTGAAACAACAGCTACGGTATCAGGATTACCTGCTGGCACATATACTTTTGAAGTGACGAATACTGGTACAGGTTGTTCCGTTGTAGAAACTGTAACACTGCCAGATGAAGAGCGTACTGATTATCCTTTAAGACTATCTAAAGAGGATAATAAGAGTTGTTTAGCACCTGATGGGTCAGTTACCGCTTCAGTGATTTTTGGACAAAATCAGAATTATGACTTCTATTGGTATAACGGAATCGTAAGCGCTCCTGATTCTACTATTGCTGACTTTACAGGAAATAGCCAAGAAGGTTTACCTTCTGGAGATTACACTGTACTTGTTGTTGAAAAAAGTGACCGTTTCTGCCAGTCAGTTGACAATATTTCAGTGCTGGATCAAAACAATACAAATGCACTTAATTATGATTTGATTACTCAAAATGTGACTGTATGTTTTGATACCAAGGATGGTTATGCTGAAGTTGTATTGAGAGGTTCTGACTCTTTAAGATCTATTTCTATTCAATGGTTTGATCCTTTAGGAGCTCTTATTGGCAATGCTAATACTATAAATGACCTTGACGCTGGCGCTTATAGATTAGTGCTTACCGACGCGGTTACAGGGTGTACAACAACAGAAATATTCGACATACTAGATGAATCAGTTCAACCAAATGATCCTTTTGTACTCGTAAACAATGGCAGGAACAATTGTTCTTTTGCTAATGGTAGTGCATTAGCTAACGTGGATGGAGTAACTAATAACTTCCTGTTTGAATGGTTCGATCCATTGGATATGTCTAATCCATATGCTACCGGATCTGAGGTGTTTAATCTAGATACGACTACCTATCTGGTAAGAGCTACTAACTTATCAACAGGTTGTACATCAGGATTTACTCCAGTGGAGATAGGCTATGAAGTGATAGATCCAGAATTTGAAGTTGAGTTTAATAATTCAGTATGTCTACGAACAGAAGATGGAGCAACTAATCAATTTACAGGTACTGCTATCATTCGCTTTGCGGAATTTAATCTTGCAACAGAGTATGAATGGAGAGATGAAAGTGGAACAGTCGTAGGAAATGAATCAAGACTAATTGATGCATATCCAGGAAATTATACTGTAACCTTTACTGCTGAAAATGGATGTACTTATGAGTCATCATTCTCAATTGAGACCTCTCTTACTATCTATAATGGAGTTTCTGCAAATTCAGATGGCAAGAATGATTTCTTCTTAATCGATTGTATTGATTATTTCCCGAATAACAATGTTAAAATCTTCAATCGAGCAGGACAAAGAATCTACGAAAGTGATGGGTATGACAATACTTCAACAAGATTCGAAGGATTTAGTAATGTTGGAAATGGTGGATTGAAATTGCCACCAGGCACCTACTTCTACATTGTAGAATTAGGAAATGGCGAAGAGCCAGTTCAAGGTTTTGTAGAATTAGTTAGGTAA
- a CDS encoding type IX secretion system membrane protein PorP/SprF, giving the protein MKKAIISFFLLTTVCCLAFAQQRPVMSTYMFNGLALNPAYAGSLNVLSASFLHRKQWINVEGAPVSNILSAHSSFYGNQIGLGFQASKDVIGVHSETALYLSGAYKIKTGAGILAMGLSGGFDNRRSDFSQLNILNEDDQLLIGTPSRFTPNFGTGIYFANPKMYAGISVPFILENSLYQVQADGTTSEGKESRYYYATGGIILDINQNVKFSPSALIRYQEQSRVGWDLNATIIFDGIAYAGVSYRSGDALVFLTQLILNENFRVGYAYDANVNALNNQSRGTHEILLNYRVKLRNYKKDPQCPVYF; this is encoded by the coding sequence ATGAAAAAAGCGATCATATCCTTCTTTCTATTGACTACTGTTTGTTGTTTAGCATTTGCTCAACAAAGACCAGTAATGTCTACTTATATGTTCAATGGATTAGCATTAAACCCGGCCTATGCTGGTAGTTTGAATGTTTTGAGTGCCAGTTTTTTACACAGGAAGCAGTGGATTAATGTCGAAGGTGCCCCTGTATCTAATATACTATCAGCACATAGTTCATTTTATGGCAATCAGATTGGCTTGGGGTTTCAAGCATCAAAAGATGTCATTGGAGTGCATTCAGAAACTGCACTTTACCTAAGTGGTGCATATAAAATAAAAACTGGTGCTGGTATACTTGCCATGGGTTTATCAGGAGGTTTCGATAATCGTAGATCTGATTTTTCTCAATTAAATATACTTAATGAAGATGATCAACTTCTTATAGGTACCCCATCTCGATTTACACCTAATTTTGGAACCGGAATTTATTTTGCAAATCCAAAAATGTACGCGGGTATTTCGGTACCATTTATTCTTGAGAATAGTCTTTATCAAGTCCAAGCCGATGGAACAACGTCTGAGGGTAAGGAAAGTAGGTATTATTATGCGACTGGAGGTATCATATTAGATATTAATCAAAATGTAAAATTTAGCCCTTCGGCATTAATTAGGTATCAAGAACAAAGCAGAGTAGGCTGGGATTTGAATGCTACAATAATATTTGATGGAATAGCGTATGCTGGAGTTTCTTACAGAAGTGGTGATGCACTGGTGTTCTTAACTCAATTAATCTTGAATGAGAATTTTAGAGTAGGATATGCATACGATGCTAACGTCAATGCATTAAACAATCAGTCTAGAGGAACACACGAGATTTTGCTTAACTATAGAGTCAAGCTCAGAAACTATAAGAAAGACCCGCAATGTCCCGTTTACTTCTGA
- a CDS encoding phage holin family protein, whose translation MNIFVKILLSSIAVIIASYLLPGVYVEDFITAIIIAVLISLLNVTIKPLLIILTIPITVLTLGLFLLVINGLIILLAGSIVPGFVVDSFWWALIFSLVLSLVNSLLADLSKDGQK comes from the coding sequence ATGAATATTTTTGTTAAAATACTTTTATCGTCAATAGCAGTAATCATAGCATCATATTTACTTCCAGGAGTTTATGTAGAAGATTTTATTACAGCGATCATCATAGCTGTACTTATTTCCTTACTAAATGTGACGATAAAGCCACTATTGATTATCCTCACAATCCCAATTACAGTTCTTACATTGGGACTTTTTCTTCTTGTAATCAACGGACTAATTATCTTGCTGGCAGGGTCTATTGTTCCTGGTTTTGTAGTAGATAGCTTTTGGTGGGCCCTTATTTTTAGTTTGGTGCTTTCGCTAGTTAATTCGCTACTTGCTGATTTGAGTAAAGATGGTCAGAAGTAA
- a CDS encoding gamma carbonic anhydrase family protein, producing the protein MAHIQEVRGYAPIIGKDCWLAPNSTLVGEVELGEGCTVWFGAVVRGDVNFIKVGNNSNIQDNVTIHGTYEKSGTTIGNSVSIGHNAVIHGCTIEDNVLIGIGAIILDNVIIKSGSIIGAGTVVLAGTVVDENSVYGGIPGKKLKTMDEENKEMLSRIAGNYSMYASWFKNQES; encoded by the coding sequence ATGGCTCATATTCAGGAAGTGAGGGGGTATGCCCCAATTATCGGTAAGGATTGCTGGCTGGCGCCAAATAGTACTTTAGTTGGAGAAGTTGAATTAGGAGAGGGGTGTACTGTCTGGTTTGGTGCTGTGGTAAGAGGGGACGTCAATTTCATCAAAGTGGGAAATAATTCCAATATTCAAGACAATGTGACGATACATGGGACTTATGAAAAATCAGGAACTACAATCGGAAATAGTGTTTCTATTGGCCATAATGCTGTAATCCATGGATGTACCATTGAGGATAATGTCCTCATTGGAATTGGAGCAATAATTTTGGACAATGTAATAATTAAATCTGGATCTATCATAGGAGCTGGAACCGTGGTTCTGGCAGGTACTGTAGTAGATGAGAATTCAGTCTACGGTGGCATCCCGGGAAAGAAACTTAAAACGATGGATGAGGAAAATAAAGAAATGCTGAGTAGAATTGCAGGGAACTATTCTATGTATGCAAGCTGGTTTAAAAATCAAGAATCATGA
- the miaB gene encoding tRNA (N6-isopentenyl adenosine(37)-C2)-methylthiotransferase MiaB — MQGLIADIDLLEEEQKQAESCDFKTTEDDNIVTKRKLYIESYGCQMNFSDSEIVTSILKDEGFGTTSSPEHADVILINTCSIRDKAEQTVRKRLEFFNAVKKKNRNVTVGVLGCMAERLKSQLLEEEKIVDLVLGPDAYRDLPKLVKQAENGEKGINTFLSKEETYADISPVRLNSNGVSALISIMRGCDNMCSFCVVPFTRGRERSRDPHSIVKEAQDLFDKGYREVSLLGQNVDSYKWSPEENNKARLDKKNDSKEIVNFANLMEMVAKVSPDLRVRFSTSHPKDITDEVLHTIKKYKNICNYIHLPAQSGNSRILELMNRTYDRHWYINRVDAIRSILGTECGISSDMIAGFCSETEEEHQDTLTLMDYVKFDFSYMYFYSERPGTLAAKKFEDDVPLEVKKRRLQEIIDKQQEVSLERNQLDIGKEFEVLIEGKSKRSNEKMQGRNSANKVVIFEADLPKGSLATVKIIDCTPATLFGELV; from the coding sequence ATGCAAGGATTGATAGCAGATATAGATTTACTGGAAGAAGAACAGAAGCAGGCTGAATCATGCGATTTTAAGACAACTGAAGATGATAACATAGTTACAAAAAGAAAGCTATACATTGAAAGTTATGGTTGTCAAATGAACTTCTCAGACAGTGAAATTGTAACTTCTATTCTAAAAGATGAGGGTTTTGGTACCACTTCCTCACCCGAACATGCAGATGTCATACTTATAAACACCTGCTCAATACGTGACAAAGCAGAGCAGACAGTTCGTAAGAGACTTGAATTTTTCAATGCCGTTAAGAAAAAAAATAGGAACGTTACAGTTGGGGTATTAGGATGTATGGCCGAGCGACTTAAATCCCAGCTTCTAGAAGAAGAAAAAATTGTAGACTTAGTTTTAGGACCTGATGCTTACAGAGATTTACCAAAATTAGTAAAGCAAGCAGAGAATGGCGAAAAAGGAATTAATACATTCCTATCCAAAGAAGAGACTTATGCAGACATTTCTCCTGTAAGGTTAAATTCAAACGGGGTATCAGCTCTTATATCAATCATGCGTGGGTGTGATAATATGTGTTCATTTTGTGTGGTTCCGTTCACACGTGGTAGAGAGAGAAGTAGAGATCCTCATTCAATTGTAAAAGAAGCTCAAGATTTATTCGATAAAGGTTACCGGGAAGTTTCTCTTTTAGGACAGAATGTAGATTCCTACAAATGGTCTCCTGAAGAAAACAACAAGGCTAGGTTAGACAAAAAAAATGATTCAAAGGAGATTGTCAATTTTGCCAACCTAATGGAAATGGTCGCCAAAGTAAGTCCTGATTTAAGAGTTCGATTTTCGACATCTCATCCAAAAGACATTACTGATGAAGTGCTACACACCATTAAGAAGTATAAAAATATTTGTAATTATATACATCTACCGGCCCAAAGCGGAAACTCGCGCATTCTGGAGTTAATGAACAGAACGTATGATCGTCATTGGTATATCAACAGAGTGGATGCTATACGGAGCATATTAGGTACAGAATGTGGTATAAGCTCAGATATGATTGCAGGTTTTTGCTCCGAAACGGAAGAAGAACATCAAGACACGCTCACTTTGATGGACTATGTGAAATTTGATTTCTCATATATGTACTTCTACTCTGAAAGACCCGGAACCCTAGCGGCAAAAAAGTTTGAAGATGATGTACCGCTTGAAGTCAAAAAAAGAAGACTGCAAGAGATAATAGATAAGCAACAAGAGGTTTCCTTAGAAAGAAACCAATTGGATATTGGGAAAGAATTTGAAGTTCTTATCGAAGGAAAAAGTAAACGTTCAAATGAGAAAATGCAGGGTCGAAATTCTGCAAATAAGGTTGTTATTTTTGAAGCAGACTTACCTAAAGGTAGCCTTGCAACCGTTAAAATTATAGACTGTACTCCCGCTACATTATTTGGAGAATTAGTATGA
- a CDS encoding sigma-54 dependent transcriptional regulator translates to MNFKIDSEVQAIKQRFEIVGNATKLNNAIRVAMQVAPTDMSVLITGESGAGKESFSKIIHSLSHRKHGQFIAINCGAIPEGTIDSELFGHEKGAFTGATGDRKGYFEVTDSGTIFLDEIGEMPQNTQARLLRVLENGEFIKVGSSKVQKTDVRVIAATNVNLLEAVHKGKFREDLYYRLSTVPIYVPALREREEDVVLLFKKFAYDFSENYKTEPIKLSEEAKAYLKAHRFPGNIRQLKNLVEQISVLSVERGISLEQLQSYLPRTGSNLPALVEKESDKDSFSERDILYKVLFDMKSDMAELKKLVFKMLDGNDDDKEILEDHKTLFQNIDSSHNRLDEYKQETDIEEPSEPTLVIASNQDEYDSEVEDITHEMEYEDSLSLEKKEKELIIRALRKNKNKRKYAAEDLGISERTLYRKIKQYELEDL, encoded by the coding sequence ATGAATTTTAAAATAGATTCCGAAGTTCAGGCAATAAAACAGCGTTTTGAAATTGTTGGTAATGCTACCAAACTGAACAATGCTATTCGCGTTGCTATGCAAGTAGCTCCTACTGATATGAGTGTTCTCATTACCGGCGAAAGTGGAGCCGGGAAAGAATCTTTTTCTAAGATAATTCATAGCTTATCTCATAGGAAGCATGGACAATTTATCGCCATAAATTGCGGAGCTATTCCTGAAGGAACTATTGATTCAGAGCTTTTCGGTCATGAAAAAGGTGCTTTCACTGGCGCTACGGGAGATCGAAAAGGATATTTCGAAGTAACTGACAGTGGCACAATCTTTCTTGATGAGATTGGTGAGATGCCACAAAATACCCAAGCAAGGCTGTTACGTGTACTAGAAAACGGAGAATTTATAAAAGTTGGTTCCTCAAAAGTCCAGAAAACGGATGTTAGAGTCATTGCTGCTACCAATGTCAATCTTTTGGAAGCAGTCCATAAAGGGAAGTTCAGAGAAGATCTCTATTACCGCTTAAGTACCGTGCCTATATATGTACCTGCATTACGGGAGCGTGAAGAAGACGTAGTACTGCTTTTCAAAAAATTCGCTTATGATTTTTCAGAAAATTATAAAACTGAGCCTATCAAGCTTTCTGAAGAAGCTAAGGCCTATTTAAAAGCACATCGTTTCCCTGGTAATATTAGACAATTGAAAAATCTAGTGGAGCAAATCAGTGTATTGAGTGTTGAGCGTGGAATTTCGCTAGAGCAACTTCAGTCTTACTTACCTAGAACTGGGAGCAATCTCCCTGCATTAGTTGAAAAAGAAAGCGATAAAGATAGTTTTAGTGAAAGAGACATTCTTTATAAAGTTCTATTCGATATGAAATCGGATATGGCCGAATTAAAGAAGTTAGTTTTTAAGATGTTGGATGGAAATGATGATGACAAAGAAATTCTAGAAGATCATAAAACGCTCTTTCAAAATATTGATTCATCTCATAACCGACTGGATGAATACAAGCAAGAGACAGATATCGAGGAACCGAGTGAGCCAACATTAGTAATCGCATCAAATCAAGATGAATATGATTCTGAAGTGGAAGATATTACTCATGAGATGGAATATGAAGACTCATTATCATTGGAAAAAAAGGAAAAAGAACTGATTATTAGAGCTCTTCGAAAAAATAAGAACAAAAGAAAATATGCCGCTGAGGATCTTGGGATTTCGGAACGAACTTTGTATAGAAAGATAAAGCAATATGAACTTGAAGACCTTTAG
- the lptE gene encoding LPS assembly lipoprotein LptE, whose product MNLKTFSLFFLLLSAGLSSGCGVYSFTGASISPDVKTISIQTFYNNAPLGPSTMSALFTENIKDYFQQNTSLELTDVNGDLQIDGFISNYTITPVAATAGSQGQADFSALSRITITISASYVNVNDPTFDFDRTFSFFRDFDNSINLPANEEAFVEEIFDQIVLDIFNASVANW is encoded by the coding sequence ATGAACTTGAAGACCTTTAGCCTTTTCTTTTTACTCTTGAGCGCTGGATTAAGTAGCGGATGTGGTGTCTATTCTTTTACCGGTGCATCTATCTCTCCTGATGTGAAAACAATATCAATTCAAACTTTTTATAATAATGCTCCTCTTGGACCCTCAACTATGAGCGCATTATTTACTGAAAATATCAAAGATTATTTTCAACAAAATACGAGCCTTGAACTGACGGATGTTAATGGAGATTTACAGATTGATGGATTTATCTCTAATTATACCATAACTCCTGTAGCTGCAACAGCTGGCAGCCAAGGACAAGCTGATTTTTCTGCCTTATCTCGTATTACTATAACAATTTCTGCGTCTTATGTGAATGTAAATGATCCTACTTTCGACTTTGACAGAACCTTTTCTTTTTTTAGAGACTTTGATAATTCAATCAATTTGCCAGCTAATGAAGAAGCTTTTGTAGAAGAGATATTCGACCAAATAGTTTTAGATATATTCAACGCATCAGTTGCAAATTGGTGA
- the secG gene encoding preprotein translocase subunit SecG: MYGIVVTLIVIIAVLLILVVLAQNPKGGGLSSQFGGSGTTQLMGVKKTGDLLEKLTWGFAITLLVLSVASNFVQPEVNQDVLSSPNIDNAQNSIVPPAIQPTDATNSSGLEDLTESSTTTDSTEN, translated from the coding sequence ATGTACGGTATAGTAGTAACCCTTATTGTCATCATAGCTGTGTTGTTGATTCTTGTTGTTTTGGCACAAAACCCTAAAGGTGGTGGTCTTTCAAGTCAATTTGGAGGATCAGGAACTACTCAACTCATGGGTGTAAAAAAGACAGGTGATTTGCTTGAAAAGCTTACATGGGGCTTTGCGATAACGCTTCTTGTCCTATCGGTAGCCTCTAATTTTGTTCAACCGGAGGTGAATCAAGATGTTTTGTCTAGCCCGAACATAGATAACGCTCAAAACTCTATTGTTCCTCCTGCTATTCAACCAACAGATGCTACAAACTCATCTGGTTTAGAAGACCTTACAGAAA